From the genome of Streptomyces sp. NBC_00659, one region includes:
- a CDS encoding sensor histidine kinase — protein MALFAFLGAAAAGLLGVGALRLLRRRSLTASLTVVAAVAVCAMLAGTLAVAWAMFLSPHDLSVVTTVITMAAVVSLATALLLGRWVVAGSRALTLAARSFGDGGDFAAPEGPTTAELSALSRELADTSRKLAESRDRERALETSRRELVAWISHDLRTPLAGLRAMSEALEDGVAADPNRYLRQMRTEVERLNGMVGDLFELSRIHAGALALSPSRVSVYDLVGDALAGADPLAREYGVRLVGNRIEQVPVEVDGKEMSRVLGNLLVNAIRRTPADGTVAVAAERSAAGVVLSVTDGCGGIPEEDIPRVFDTGWRGTHARTPPAGAGLGLAIVRGIVEAHRGMAAVHNVPGGCRFEVTLPMAGV, from the coding sequence ATGGCCCTGTTCGCCTTCCTGGGCGCCGCCGCGGCGGGCCTGCTCGGCGTGGGCGCGCTCCGGCTCCTGCGGCGCCGTTCGCTCACCGCGTCCCTCACGGTCGTCGCCGCCGTCGCCGTCTGCGCCATGCTCGCGGGAACGCTGGCGGTGGCGTGGGCGATGTTCCTGTCCCCGCACGACCTGAGCGTGGTCACGACGGTCATCACCATGGCGGCCGTCGTCTCGCTGGCCACCGCGTTGCTCCTGGGCCGCTGGGTCGTGGCCGGCAGCAGGGCGCTGACCCTCGCCGCCCGCTCCTTCGGCGACGGCGGCGACTTCGCGGCTCCCGAGGGCCCGACGACCGCCGAACTCTCCGCGCTCAGCCGTGAACTGGCGGACACCAGCCGCAAACTGGCCGAGTCCCGCGACCGCGAAAGGGCCCTCGAGACCTCGCGCCGTGAACTCGTCGCCTGGATCTCGCACGACCTGCGCACCCCGCTCGCCGGGCTGCGCGCGATGTCCGAGGCCCTGGAGGACGGTGTGGCGGCGGACCCGAACCGCTATCTGCGCCAGATGCGTACGGAGGTGGAACGCCTCAACGGCATGGTCGGAGACCTCTTCGAACTCTCCCGGATCCACGCGGGCGCCCTCGCCCTCTCCCCCTCCCGTGTCTCCGTGTACGACCTCGTCGGTGACGCCCTCGCCGGAGCGGACCCGCTGGCACGCGAGTACGGGGTGCGCCTGGTCGGGAACCGCATCGAGCAGGTGCCGGTCGAGGTGGACGGCAAGGAGATGAGCCGGGTGCTCGGCAACCTCCTCGTCAACGCGATCCGCCGTACGCCCGCCGACGGCACGGTCGCGGTCGCCGCCGAACGCTCGGCCGCGGGCGTCGTCCTGTCCGTCACCGATGGCTGCGGAGGCATCCCGGAGGAGGACATCCCACGGGTCTTCGACACCGGCTGGCGCGGGACCCACGCCCGTACACCACCCGCCGGAGCCGGCCTCGGCCTCGCCATCGTCCGCGGGATCGTTGAGGCGCACCGGGGCATGGCAGCCGTCCACAACGTCCCCGGCGGCTGCCGTTTCGAGGTCACCCTCCCGATGGCGGGGGTGTGA
- a CDS encoding NAD-dependent epimerase/dehydratase family protein has product MRVLVTGGAGFIGGRIVAALRARGHEAVVFDLRDGLDVRDAEAVAGALDGVDAVCHQAAMVGLGTGFGDAVEYVSRNDLGTAVLLTGMADAGVRRLVLAGSMVVYGEGRYACEWHGVVRPGPRAVADLDAGRFEPLCPRCGEELTPGLVGEDAPVDPRNVYATTKLAQEHLAAAWARSTGGTAVSLRYHNVYGPGMPRDTPYAGVASFFRSALARGEAPRVFEDGGQRRDFVHVRDVAAANMAALEAGSPHGSLAVYNTGSGEPRTVGEMARALSDAYGGPEPVVTGEYRLGDVRHITADSARLRADLGWKAETGFTEGMREFATEPLRGD; this is encoded by the coding sequence ATGCGTGTACTGGTTACCGGCGGGGCCGGGTTCATCGGAGGTCGGATCGTCGCGGCCCTGCGTGCGCGAGGCCACGAGGCGGTCGTGTTCGACCTGCGGGACGGCCTCGACGTGCGGGACGCCGAGGCCGTCGCGGGGGCGCTGGACGGCGTGGACGCGGTGTGCCACCAAGCCGCGATGGTGGGGCTCGGCACCGGGTTCGGCGACGCCGTCGAGTACGTGTCGCGCAACGACCTCGGCACAGCTGTGCTGCTCACCGGGATGGCGGACGCGGGGGTACGGCGGCTCGTGCTCGCCGGGTCGATGGTCGTGTACGGGGAGGGGCGGTACGCGTGTGAGTGGCACGGGGTGGTCCGGCCGGGGCCGCGTGCCGTCGCCGATCTGGACGCGGGGCGCTTCGAGCCGCTCTGCCCGCGCTGCGGTGAGGAGTTGACGCCTGGCCTGGTGGGTGAGGACGCGCCGGTCGACCCGCGCAATGTGTACGCGACGACCAAGCTGGCCCAGGAACACCTCGCGGCGGCGTGGGCCCGTTCCACGGGCGGCACCGCGGTGTCGCTGCGCTATCACAACGTCTACGGGCCCGGGATGCCCCGCGACACCCCGTACGCGGGCGTCGCCTCCTTCTTCCGTTCCGCTCTCGCCCGCGGTGAGGCCCCGCGCGTCTTCGAGGACGGCGGACAGCGGCGGGACTTCGTCCATGTGCGGGACGTGGCCGCCGCCAACATGGCTGCCCTGGAGGCGGGTTCGCCGCACGGCTCGCTCGCCGTCTACAACACCGGCAGCGGCGAGCCCCGTACGGTCGGCGAGATGGCGCGGGCGCTGTCGGACGCGTACGGGGGCCCCGAGCCGGTCGTGACCGGGGAGTACCGGCTGGGGGACGTACGGCACATCACCGCGGACTCGGCCCGGCTGCGGGCAGATCTGGGCTGGAAGGCGGAGACCGGATTCACCGAGGGGATGCGGGAGTTCGCGACGGAGCCGTTGCGCGGCGACTAG
- a CDS encoding MerR family transcriptional regulator — translation MTADTPLSGRLDDDDYPAYTMGRAAEMLGTTPGFLRAIGEARLITPLRSEGGHRRYSRYQLRIAARARELVDRGTPIEAACRIVILEDQLEDAQRINAEYRRAAQAEREGSSAG, via the coding sequence ATGACAGCGGACACTCCACTCAGTGGTCGTCTCGACGACGACGACTATCCCGCGTACACGATGGGCAGGGCCGCCGAGATGCTCGGCACGACGCCCGGATTCCTCCGGGCCATCGGTGAGGCCCGGCTGATCACTCCGCTCCGCTCGGAGGGCGGCCACCGCCGCTACTCCCGCTACCAGCTGAGGATCGCCGCCCGCGCGCGGGAACTCGTCGACCGGGGGACCCCGATCGAGGCCGCTTGTCGCATCGTCATCCTCGAGGACCAGCTCGAGGACGCCCAGCGCATCAACGCCGAGTACCGGCGCGCCGCCCAGGCGGAACGGGAGGGATCCAGCGCCGGCTGA